A window of Nicotiana tabacum cultivar K326 chromosome 24, ASM71507v2, whole genome shotgun sequence contains these coding sequences:
- the LOC107810906 gene encoding uncharacterized protein LOC107810906 isoform X1, with the protein MADCESKSEHKKMKKTKTKTKKRKQNSTDEVEEQVHNRPSKAHRINQQPGEVEEPIILPESEESIKLQDNSPWRNLQLILSLQNNSISLQQKLEMTYNYVKSRTEGTGESREEIQTVNFSRVIVFLNNWVQKILVSSEKKIRVEGDKHGMEIARSYLDYKCWVIFKFCLEESSKMGVSLHFLRDLLRVIQYVSRDALIRLGDEPMVSEELELHSVVLDCISLVFSSHGGISNENLDLWISLISIVVEFVQKVLNDKLVGTKAGIFAKQLSCYLLEPFAKFLKVHPTRKNGFRDFIDKLFEDLVILWDALDVNAFESNPEWKRNLLVLIEEVLTQALFHPTHIDGFLSLQSTSKYRRSDDKKSKEEKTFIKSYHRHLFDKLGKIITGKNASALSGAGELLRLFINCVFRKNGVSVGAEAFKHQDGNSTALFKSSSNSSAISKRPPYYGLDAEARKSVFDFFVEIMELFLSEIYAHSQAKLEAGPLYLEINSTLRSLNKLLATCVLEKVYIRTEDTSEGACFKFLKLIYDAVMSLTAQMNQLLQSFAASEVQIPGQVLILAAKEIFLAIHYLVDIEYEVVGEDLEKLWGMILALTASSHSLMNTSDQHLLTSEVLKLGCRLVHLYSELRQVNIAIFTLSKAVREVVSSFRSNEASRASFLYHSFANSLSMLMCSPEFRLSIRNAVKSIPEGQASGCIRQLIVDITESLEWIKSKYQLPAESDSAEPCLSNCGTLCFDLKAELFGKSLTEVYTLILDSMTVTSGNSSLIALSVKDLMAVIRPGLSSLVSQDPDVLNMFFPLVTGRTFSKATALGNDIPTVCWILVFFFRLYMSCRSLQRQAISLMPPDASRKMSRAIADSFAAYSAKDWLERTVWEDESYFSWVVQPSAPLPAVIHIIAEFCHQHTVIGCCPLIYVLSGMALQRLVDLNRQMKSIDYMLQKNNNLVQARLDSDAGLSSYSKDTKKWKKHVSTLRKEAAGLTEFMMRYLSLVTEDRISKSSVDQVSSKDTYLDYLYETEVWDLGTGSIDEKLFPSALWWIVCQNVDIWCPHASKKDLKKFLLALIQNSLPCFSTNMSGLRNHIEKSGYVIGVNRHLVSVELLSNTILYEQRPICRHMASRFCQILKKSVSSIFSYVGEVDINSSPDWENAVHVLEKSSTTFFRCDHPQDDSLLIEPIHHLLNGIPAEACEKERTPNFNTEITRCRAFLNLLSWIPKGHLSSKSFSLYATSILNIDRLVVGCLFDQHGSVALCNCYELLRLLVTCRRTFKNLILTSCEDKKGHQSLLACLLSESSPVIWFMKSLSVINGFQSAISRETSPQLKHMIFSLMDHTSFILLTLFKDQFKVILALTAGKSYGGALSSADGHEETDMKENGPCPDFLDNGDARRSVLSVADTLMEHAQDLLDSLNVAFVNRKVGDLAGLQEIEKVSPVVSCFQGFLCGLASAMDSLDVKSSSTLIESTSCDLKLLSTMKACADLLNSVLHLLFLEGDQCPQGLSSTHFSIETEFCNKLLSMGTHPSRDSANEVDSVIKEEQHSGSAGSGFESLLANVDFGQQYLRKSLLQGLLKGENLDAAFCLRQIFNASSAILKFSLHTKSTSLLSSLLPILVRVSQVLLFEFANHCGALEQFSFIWLDGVVKFIGELGKIFPLLNPLSSRDFFVKQIELHLRAMGKCISLQGKDATLASREIESSTKMLSGLPELDLPNSNWLNHLDELKSRLRMSFTNFVSRSSELHLLSAIQAIERALVGVQEHCIINYEVTTGCLDGGKVSANVAAGIDCLDLILESVSGRKKLALVKRHIQSLVSSLLNIVLHLQGPKIFFRNLKFRKDFAEPDPGSVCLMCISVLTKISAKHVFFQLEACHIGQLLHMPAAIFQSVFQLWISKVPLCSNYTGGLIFGETEVPRTESSAVDRQFCIKLYAACCRMLCNVLKHHRSEARRCIALLEDSVGRLLNCLEMVCTSSVEGDYFGWEVQEGVKCAGFLRRVYEEIRQQKDVYGDHCFQFLSCYIWVYCGYGRLRSGILREIDEALRPGVYALIDACSADDLQRLHTVFGEGPCRSTLATLQHDYKVHFQYEGKV; encoded by the exons ATGGCGGATTGTGAGTCGAAATCAGAAcacaaaaagatgaagaagacgaAGACGAAGACGAAGAAACGAAAGCAAAACAGCACCGATGAAGTTGAAGAGCAAGTCCATAACAGACCTTCAAAAGCCCATCGCATCAACCAGCAGCCCGGCGAAGTTGAAGAACCGATTATTCTGCCTGAAAGTGAAGAATCAATTAAGCTTCAGGATAACTCCCCATGGAGAAATCTACAGCTGATTTTGTCCCTTCAGAATAACTCTATCTCTCTCCAACA AAAATTGGAGATGACATATAATTATGTGAAATCAAGAACAGAAGGGACAGGTGAAAGCAGGGAGGAAATACAGACAGTAAACTTTTCGAGAGTGATAGTTTTCCTTAACAATTGGGTTCAGAAAATACTGGTTTCTTCTGAAAAGAAAATTAGGGTGGAAGGAGACAAACATGGGATGGAAATTGCAAGGTCATATTTAGATTACAAATGTTGGGTGATTTTCAAGTTCTGCTTGGAGGAATCAAGTAAGATGGGTGTTTCTTTACACTTCTTAAGGGACTTGTTACGAGTAATCCAATATGTTTCAAGGGATGCATTGATACGTTTGGGTGATGAGCCTATGGTTAGTGAAGAGTTGGAGTTACATAGCGTAGTTCTTGATTGCATATCCTTGGTGTTCTCATCTCATGGGGGTATTTCTAATGAAAATCTAGACTTATGGATTTCATTGATTAGTATAGTGGTTGAATTTGTCCAAAAGGTTCTCAATGATAAGCTTGTTGGCACGAAGGCCGGTATTTTTGCCAAGCAGTTGTCCTGTTACTTGCTCGAGCCATTTGCTAAATTTCTAAAAGTCCATCCAACTCGTAAAAATGGTTTCCGCGATTTTATAGATAAGCTTTTTGAAGATTTGGTGATCTTGTGGGATGCATTAGATGTTAATGCCTTTGAAAGCAATCCAGAATGGAAAAGAAATCTACTGGTATTGATAGAAGAAGTTTTAACGCAGGCATTGTTCCATCCAACTCATATTGATGGATTTTTGAGCCTTCAAAGTACATCCAAGTATAGACGTTCTGATGataaaaaatcaaaagaggaGAAAACTTTCATAAAAAGTTACCATAGACACTTATTTGATAAGTTGGGGAAGATTATAACCGGGAAGAATGCATCAGCACTCAGTGGTGCTGGAGAGCTGCTACGCCTGTTCATTAATTGTGTTTTTAGGAAAAATGGGGTTTCAGTCGGTGCAGAAGCATTTAAGCACCAGGATGGAAATTCTACTGCCCTTTTCAAGAGCTCTTCCAATAGTTCTGCAATTTCAAAAAGGCCTCCTTATTATGGTCTGGATGCAGAAGCACGGAAGTcggtttttgatttttttgtagaGATTATGGAACTTTTCTTATCAGAGATTTATGCTCACTCACAAGCCAAACTGGAAGCTGGGCCTCTGTATTTGGAAATTAATAGCACATTAAGATCTCTCAATAAATTGCTTGCAACTTGTGTACTGGAAAAGGTATATATACGAACTGAAGATACCTCAGAAGGGGCTTGCTTTAAATTTCTGAAGTTAATTTATGATGCGGTCATGTCGCTTACTGCCCAAATGAATCAATTACTACAATCATTTGCCGCTTCAGAAGTGCAAATACCTGGGCAAGTGTTGATTCTAGCAGCCAAGGAAATTTTTCTTGCTATTCATTATTTAGTGGATATTGAATATGAGGTTGTCGGGGAAGATCTAGAAAAACTATGGGGTATGATACTTGCTCTTACAGCCAGTAGTCACTCTCTAATGAACACTTCAGATCAGCATTTGCTGACTTCAGAGGTACTTAAGCTTGGATGCAGACTGGTTCACCTCTACAGTGAACTTCGACAG GTTAACATTGCCATATTCACGCTAAGCAAAGCTGTTAGAGAAGTAGTATCATCATTCAGAAGCAACGAAGCATCCAGAGCTTCATTTCTCTATCACTCATTTGCTAATTCTCTTAGCATGTTAATGTGCTCTCCTGAATTCAGACTTTCCATCAGAAATGCTGTCAAGTCCATTCCTGAGGGCCAAGCAAGTGGATGCATCCGACAGTTGATTGTAGATATTACAGAATCTCTAGAATGGATAAAATCCAAATATCAGTTGCCTGCTGAGAGTGACTCTGCAGAACCATGTTTGAGTAATTGTGGCACGCTTTGCTTTGATCTAAAAGCCGAGCTTTTCGGGAAAAGTTTGACTGAAGTGTATACCCTTATTCTCGATTCAATGACTGTTACTAGCGGTAATAGCAGCCTCATTGCTCTTTCCGTGAAAGATTTGATGGCTGTTATCCGCCCTGGTTTGAGTAGCCTGGTCTCGCAAGATCCAGATGTTCTTAACATGTTCTTTCCTTTGGTAACGGGCAGAACATTCAGTAAGGCAACTGCACTTGGGAATGACATCCCAACAGTATGCTGGATTTTGGTCTTTTTCTTTCGTTTATATATGTCTTGCAGAAGCTTGCAAAGACAAGCCATTAGCCTGATGCCTCCAGATGCATCAAGGAAGATGTCAAGAGCAATTGCTGATTCTTTTGCAGCTTATTCTGCGAAGGATTGGCTGGAGAGGACTGTTTGGGAAGACGAAAGTTATTTTTCTTGGGTTGTCCAACCTTCAGCTCCTCTTCCTGCTGTTATACATATTATTGCTGAGTTTTGTCACCAGCACACTGTTATAGGTTGCTGTCCTCTTATTTATGTGTTGAGTGGTATGGCTCTTCAAAGACTTGTTGATTTAAATAGGCAAATGAAATCCATTGATTACATGCTTCAGAAGAATAATAATCTAGTCCAGGCTAGGTTAGACAGTGATGCTGGTCTGTCATCATACTCCAAGGATACTAAAAAGTGGAAAAAGCATGTCTCAACTCTGAGGAAGGAGGCAGCAGGCCTCACAGAATTCATGATGAGATATCTCTCATTAGTGACTGAAGATAGGATATCTAAGTCCTCAGTGGACCAAGTAAGCAGTAAGGATACATATCTCGATTATCTGTATGAAACCGAGGTATGGGATCTTGGCACTGGCTCTATAGATGAGAAGCTGTTTCCATCTGCTTTGTGGTGGATTGTTTGCCAAAATGTTGATATCTGGTGTCCTCATGCTTCTAAAAAAGATTTGAAGAAGTTTCTTTTAGCTCTAATTCAGAACTCCCTTCCTTGTTTTAGCACGAATATGAGTGGGCTCAGGAATCATATAGAGAAATCTGGCTATGTGATTGGAGTCAACCGACATTTGGTCTCAGTGGAACTTCTGAGCAACACCATTCTATATGAACAAAGA CCCATTTGCAGGCACATGGCATCCAGATTTTGCCAAATCTTGAAGAAGTCTGTGTCGTCAATATTTTCATATGTTGGAGAAGTTGATATAAACAGTTCACCAGATTGGGAGAATGCTGTACATGTGCTTGAAAAGTCATCTACAACATTTTTCAGATGTGATCATCCACAGGATGACTCATTACTGATAGAGCCAATCCATCATTTACTAAATGGCATACCTGCTGAAGCTTGTGAAAAGGAACGAACTCCTAATTTTAACACAGAAATCACCAGATGCCGGGCATTTCTCAACCTTTTGAGCTGGATACCAAAAGGACATCTTAGTTCAAAATCGTTCTCACTTTATGCGACTAGCATTCTCAATATCGACAG GCTTGTAGTTGGCTGCCTGTTTGATCAGCATGGGTCAGTAGCTTTATGCAACTGTTATGAGCTCTTGAGGTTGCTTGTCACCTGCCGGAGAACCTTTAAAAATCTAATACTGACATCATGCGAAGATAAGAAAGGTCATCAATCCTTGCTAGCTTGCTTGTTGTCGGAGAGCTCTCCTGTTATTTGGTTTATGAAGTCATTATCTGTGATAAATGGTTTTCAGAGTGCAATTTCTCGAGAGACTTCTCCTCAATTGAAACATATGATTTTCTCATTGATGGATCACACATCTTTCATCCTTTTGACTCTGTTCAAAGATCAATTTAAAGTTATTCTTGCTTTGACTGCTGGGAAGTCTTATGGTGGAGCTCTCAGTTCTGCTGATGGCCATGAAGAGACTGATATGAAAGAAAATGGTCCATGTCCAGATTTCCTTGATAATGGCGATGCACGGAGAAGTGTTTTATCTGTAGCTGACACCTTAATGGAACATGCACAGGACTTGCTGGACTCCCTAAATGTAGCGTTTGTTAACAGAAAAGTGGGTGATCTAGCTGGGCTTCAGGAAATAGAAAAAGTCTCACCTGTAGTTTCCTGCTTTCAGGGCTTCTTATGTGGTCTAGCTTCTGCAATGGACAGTTTAGATGTTAAAAGTAGCAGTACTCTTATCGAATCAACAAGCTGCGACCTCAAACTTCTGTCCACAATGAAAGCATGTGCAGACTTATTAAACTCCGTTTTGCATTTGTTGTTTCTTGAGGGTGATCAATGCCCTCAAGGTTTGTCTAGTACCCACTTTTCTATTGAGACGGAATTTTGCAATAAACTGTTGTCAATGGGAACTCACCCATCTAGGGACTCTGCTAATGAGGTTGATTCTGTGATTAAGGAAGAACAGCATTCTGGTTCCGCTGGCTCCGGTTTTGAGTCTCTTTTGGCCAATGTAGACTTTGGGCAACAATATTTGAGAAAATCTCTATTACAAGGACTTTTAAAAGGAGAGAATCTTGATGCAGCATTTTGTCTGCGGCAGATTTTCAATGCTTCTTCAGCTATTCTAAAATTCTCGTTGCATACCAAGTCTACTTCCTTGCTGTCGAGTCTACTTCCCATACTAGTCCGAGTTTCTCAAGTTTTGCTTTTTGAGTTTGCCAACCATTGTGGGGCACTAGaacaattttcttttatttggttaGATGGTGTTGTGAAGTTCATTGGAGAGCTGGGAAAAATATTTCCGCTGCTTAATCCTTTGTCTTCTAGAGATTTCTTTGTCAAGCAAATAGAATTGCATCTGAGGGCTATGGGGAAGTGCATATCTTTACAGGGGAAGGACGCTACTCTAGCATCACGAGAGATAGAATCAAGTACCAAGATGCTAAGTGGTCTGCCAGAACTTGACCTACCCAACTCCAATTGGCTAAACCACTTGGATGAGTTAAAATCCAGATTGAGGATGTCATTTACGAATTTTGTCAGCAGATCTTCTGAATTGCATTTATTGTCTGCTATTCAGGCTATTGAGAGAGCATTAGTTGGTGTGCAGGAACACTGCATTATTAACTATGAAGTAACTACTGGATGTTTAGATGGAGGAAAGGTCTCGGCTAATGTTGCTGCAGGCATTGATTGCTTGGATTTGATTCTTGAATCTGTGTCAG GACGTAAGAAGTTGGCTTTGGTCAAAAGGCATATCCAGAGCTTAGTATCGTCTCTACTCAATATAGTCCTGCACTTGCAAGGTCCCAAGATCTTTTTCAGAAATCTTAAGTTCAGGAAAGATTTTGCTGAACCCGACCCTGGCTCTGTCTGTCTTATGTGCATTTCGGTGCTGACAAAAATTTCTGCCAAACACGTCTTCTTCCAATTGGAAGCATGCCATATTGGGCAGTTATTGCATATGCCTGCTGCAATATTTCAGAGTGTTTTCCAGCTTTGGATATCCAAAGTTCCTCTTTGTTCTAATTATACAGGAGGCTTGATTTTCGGAGAAACTGAGGTTCCTCGAACCGAGAGTAGTGCTGTGGATAGACAATTTTGCATAAAGTTATATGCTGCATGCTGCCGCATGCTGTGTAATGTTCTTAAGCATCACAGAAG TGAGGCACGGCGCTGCATCGCTCTTCTGGAAGATTCAGTTGGCAGGCTCCTTAATTGTTTGGAGATGGTATGCACTAGTTCAGTTGAAGGAGATTATTTTGGATGGGAAGTGCAAGAAGGAGTAAAATGCGCCGGTTTCCTTCGAAGGGTGTACGAAGAG ATTAGGCAGCAAAAAGATGTCTACGGCGACCATTGTTTTCAATTCCTATCTTGCTACATATGGGTTTACTGTGGATATGGCCGCCTTAGAAGTGGAATCCTCCG GGAAATTGATGAAGCTTTAAGACCTGGTGTCTATGCTTTAATAGATGCTTGTTCAGCAGATGATCTTCAACGTCTTCACACAGTATTTGGAG AGGGCCCCTGCAGAAGCACCCTTGCGACTTTGCAACATGATTACAAGGTCCATTTCCAATATGAAGGAAAAGTGTGA